A single region of the Changchengzhania lutea genome encodes:
- a CDS encoding zinc-dependent metalloprotease, whose product MKAKLHHVLLLAIVLMTSSAISQNNLWKEVNSTKDAKVIEKLNINSKKAHVFELNTALFKNELSKAPLRNKLSEKSPPIVNVPGLNGQIESFKIYETPVFSPSLSAKFPEIKSYIGISATNSGARLRMSMSPQGLQTMITYSDRPTVFMQPVVKERNNYVLYNREEKISTKSFKCLTENELNSNFNKNATSSKIDEGGANDQTLQKFRIAISVTGEYTVYHGGTVMGALSAINASLNRVNEIFETDMAVRFELVDALDIIYTDASTDPYSPASTGVDGAWSNEIQSTLTTAIGEAAYDIGHLFGATGGGGNAGCIGCVCTDGSKGSAFTSPADGVPEGDTFDLNFVAHEIGHQMGANHTWAFESEGFGVNSEPGNGSTVMAYAGLELNSPNNVALNSDDYFHYHSIKQILDNLSTKNCQTTEAITNNPPIANAGSNYNIPASTPYILKGFATDANGGDNLTYCWEQIDSGKTDYLNFGPNLSSGSINRSLPPTSSPDRYIPRFSSVLEGSITQTNPTLGSDWETASSVARDLNWALTVRDRTPILPTGGQSSYDRMRITVENVAPFTVSNPVSWPQGSTQTIEWEVGQTTNGTINCQNVNIRLSTDSGITFPTTIANNTPNDGSFMYTVPSISNTSKARLLIEAADNIFYDVSDFDFSISPNPDFFMVDAVLDPISCQGTTATYNFDYVASNGFSENTVFSLSGNPGSSTVTFLPSNLNSSGNVTIVISDLGSVAQGDYPLVLTGTAMSRVKNETINFPFFNQVCNSEGNTDYATSTTLVQFNTINNASGKPSGYSDYRSTSTDVNRNSSYNLTVNVNTAGAFTTNTVAWIDWNKNCSFDNVDELYDLGFATNVTNGPTSNSPLSITIPADAVLDNIVMRISTKWDGEGVPISCESGFDGEVEDYALTVLSSNLSYDTSITLVKFNTINQVSEKPSEYSNYTSIPTEVSRDEEYDLTVNVSTERDFTTATKAWIDWNQNNNFTDPGEEYNLGEATNVNNNPSSNSPFTIYIPIDAVLGKTTMRIATKYNGDFQNQELLPTENGLEAEVEDYSLYILPTKSIEANGFENLLVFPNPNNGQFTIKLNGSLTRAITLEVFDIRGHFIGNIKLNGTGDLKEQVDFYNLSSGVYVLKISDGTKSAIKKMVVK is encoded by the coding sequence ATGAAAGCAAAATTACATCATGTTTTATTACTAGCCATAGTTTTAATGACATCTTCAGCGATTTCGCAAAATAATTTATGGAAAGAAGTCAATAGCACGAAGGACGCAAAAGTCATTGAAAAATTAAATATTAATTCAAAAAAAGCACATGTTTTTGAATTAAATACGGCATTATTTAAAAATGAGCTTTCCAAGGCGCCATTAAGAAATAAGCTTTCAGAAAAAAGCCCTCCTATTGTTAACGTACCAGGTCTTAATGGGCAAATAGAATCTTTTAAAATCTATGAGACACCTGTTTTTTCTCCGAGTTTAAGCGCAAAATTTCCCGAGATTAAATCCTATATAGGTATAAGTGCCACTAATTCTGGGGCACGACTACGTATGAGTATGTCGCCTCAAGGATTACAGACGATGATTACGTACAGTGATAGGCCCACAGTTTTTATGCAACCCGTAGTTAAAGAGAGAAACAACTATGTGCTATATAATAGAGAAGAAAAAATATCGACCAAAAGTTTTAAATGTTTAACTGAAAACGAACTAAACTCCAATTTTAATAAAAATGCTACATCTTCAAAAATTGATGAAGGTGGCGCAAATGATCAAACGCTTCAAAAATTTAGAATAGCTATTTCTGTAACAGGCGAATATACAGTATATCATGGCGGAACGGTTATGGGTGCTTTGTCTGCTATCAATGCCTCATTAAATAGAGTTAATGAAATATTTGAAACCGATATGGCTGTTAGATTTGAACTGGTAGATGCGCTGGATATAATTTATACCGATGCTTCGACAGATCCTTATTCTCCAGCAAGCACAGGTGTTGATGGGGCATGGAGCAATGAAATTCAAAGCACTTTAACTACCGCTATTGGAGAGGCAGCGTACGATATTGGCCATTTATTTGGAGCCACTGGAGGCGGTGGCAACGCGGGTTGTATTGGTTGTGTGTGTACTGACGGTTCTAAAGGTAGTGCCTTTACCTCTCCTGCAGATGGTGTCCCTGAGGGGGATACTTTCGATTTAAATTTTGTAGCACACGAAATAGGACACCAAATGGGAGCCAACCATACTTGGGCTTTTGAATCTGAAGGATTCGGTGTTAATTCAGAACCTGGTAACGGATCAACAGTCATGGCCTATGCTGGACTTGAGTTGAATAGCCCAAACAATGTAGCGTTAAATAGCGATGATTATTTCCATTACCACAGTATTAAACAAATACTAGATAACTTAAGTACAAAAAATTGCCAAACAACCGAAGCTATTACTAACAACCCACCTATTGCTAATGCTGGAAGCAATTATAATATTCCTGCCAGTACACCATATATTTTAAAAGGATTTGCCACTGATGCCAATGGTGGTGACAATCTCACCTACTGTTGGGAGCAAATTGATAGTGGTAAAACCGACTATTTAAATTTTGGTCCTAATTTATCTTCTGGATCAATAAACAGATCGTTGCCTCCAACAAGTTCTCCAGACAGATATATTCCCCGTTTTAGTAGTGTATTAGAAGGCAGCATAACGCAAACAAACCCTACTTTGGGTAGTGATTGGGAAACGGCATCATCAGTTGCGAGGGACTTAAATTGGGCATTAACTGTTAGAGATCGAACACCGATATTACCAACAGGTGGGCAGTCAAGCTATGACCGGATGCGAATAACCGTTGAAAACGTGGCTCCCTTCACAGTATCTAACCCAGTAAGTTGGCCTCAAGGTTCTACCCAAACAATTGAATGGGAAGTTGGACAAACTACAAATGGTACTATTAATTGTCAAAATGTAAACATTAGATTATCAACCGATAGCGGTATAACGTTTCCTACTACCATAGCAAATAATACACCTAATGATGGTTCTTTTATGTATACTGTTCCAAGCATTTCAAATACGTCAAAAGCACGACTATTAATAGAAGCAGCAGACAATATTTTTTATGATGTTTCCGATTTTGATTTTTCAATATCACCAAATCCAGATTTTTTTATGGTTGATGCAGTATTAGATCCTATTTCATGTCAAGGCACCACAGCAACCTATAATTTTGATTATGTTGCGTCCAATGGTTTTTCTGAAAATACAGTGTTTAGTTTAAGCGGAAACCCAGGAAGTTCAACAGTCACTTTTTTACCAAGTAATTTAAATTCTTCGGGCAATGTAACCATAGTCATTAGCGATTTGGGTTCTGTAGCTCAAGGTGATTATCCTTTAGTTCTCACAGGAACCGCAATGTCAAGAGTGAAAAATGAAACTATAAATTTTCCATTTTTTAATCAAGTCTGTAATTCTGAAGGAAACACTGATTATGCAACAAGTACAACGCTTGTACAATTTAACACCATAAATAATGCTTCAGGAAAACCCTCTGGATATAGTGATTATAGATCAACTTCAACAGATGTAAATAGAAACAGTTCTTATAATTTAACCGTGAATGTTAATACCGCTGGAGCCTTTACAACAAATACCGTGGCTTGGATAGATTGGAACAAAAATTGTAGCTTTGATAATGTGGATGAACTTTATGATTTAGGTTTTGCCACTAACGTAACTAATGGACCAACCTCTAATTCCCCTCTATCGATAACTATCCCTGCTGACGCCGTTTTAGATAATATAGTGATGCGTATTTCCACAAAATGGGATGGTGAAGGTGTTCCTATTTCATGCGAGAGCGGTTTTGACGGAGAAGTTGAAGATTATGCCCTTACAGTTTTATCGTCAAATTTAAGCTATGATACTTCTATAACTTTAGTTAAGTTCAACACTATTAATCAAGTATCTGAAAAACCTTCAGAATATAGTAATTATACCTCTATACCTACCGAGGTTAGTAGAGATGAAGAATATGATTTGACAGTAAATGTTAGTACCGAAAGAGATTTTACAACAGCTACAAAGGCTTGGATCGATTGGAATCAAAATAATAATTTCACAGATCCAGGTGAAGAATACAATTTAGGAGAAGCAACCAATGTTAACAATAACCCATCTAGCAACTCCCCATTTACAATCTACATCCCAATTGATGCTGTTTTAGGAAAAACAACCATGAGAATTGCTACAAAATATAATGGCGATTTTCAAAACCAAGAACTTTTACCCACTGAAAATGGATTGGAAGCTGAGGTTGAAGATTATAGTTTATATATACTACCAACCAAATCTATTGAAGCAAACGGATTTGAAAACTTATTAGTATTTCCGAATCCAAATAATGGACAATTCACTATTAAATTAAATGGCTCACTTACAAGAGCCATTACCCTTGAAGTTTTTGATATAAGAGGACATTTTATAGGTAATATAAAACTAAATGGCACAGGAGATTTAAAAGAACAGGTGGATTTTTACAATTTAAGTTCGGGGGTTTATGTATTAAAAATAAGTGACGGTACTAAATCTGCCATTAAAAAAATGGTTGTGAAATAA
- a CDS encoding bifunctional riboflavin kinase/FAD synthetase, translating into MSEVKNIETYKASDATVVTIGTFDGVHVGHQKIINRLIATGKEHNLKSVILTFFPHPRMVLQKDSNIKLINTIQERRDILDDLGLDYLLVKEFTKEFSRLSAEDFVKTILVDTLHAKKVIIGYDHRFGRNRNASIKDLKHFGTLYNFEVEEISAKDIDAVAVSSTKIRSALSIGDISKANAFLGYNFMLHGEVVKGKGLGRQLDFPTANLNIKEDYKLIPKQGSYIVRATIANKLVYGMMNIGVNPTVHGEKETIEIHFFNFSSDIYGRFIKVELLERLRDEQKFDHVDDLKYQLLKDKEIALKYIALHHA; encoded by the coding sequence ATGAGTGAAGTAAAAAATATTGAAACTTACAAAGCCTCGGATGCTACCGTGGTTACCATTGGTACTTTTGATGGTGTTCATGTGGGCCATCAAAAAATAATTAACCGTTTAATTGCTACTGGCAAGGAGCACAACCTGAAGTCGGTTATCCTTACTTTTTTTCCACACCCGAGAATGGTGCTTCAAAAAGATTCCAATATCAAATTGATAAATACCATTCAAGAACGTCGCGATATTTTGGATGATTTAGGATTGGATTATTTATTGGTCAAGGAATTTACCAAGGAATTTTCACGGCTCTCGGCAGAAGATTTTGTTAAAACAATTTTAGTAGATACCCTTCATGCTAAAAAAGTGATTATTGGGTACGACCATAGATTTGGAAGAAACAGAAACGCTAGTATTAAAGATTTAAAGCATTTTGGAACGCTCTATAATTTCGAAGTTGAAGAAATTTCAGCTAAGGACATTGATGCAGTTGCTGTAAGTTCTACAAAAATTAGAAGTGCTTTAAGCATTGGCGATATTTCTAAAGCAAACGCTTTCCTGGGGTATAATTTTATGCTTCATGGGGAGGTGGTTAAGGGCAAAGGTTTAGGGAGACAATTAGATTTCCCAACGGCGAATCTTAACATTAAAGAAGACTATAAATTGATCCCAAAACAAGGCTCCTATATTGTGAGGGCTACAATAGCCAATAAGCTTGTTTATGGAATGATGAATATTGGGGTTAATCCAACAGTACATGGAGAAAAGGAAACTATTGAAATCCATTTTTTTAATTTTAGTAGCGATATTTATGGACGGTTTATTAAAGTAGAACTGTTAGAACGTCTTCGCGATGAGCAAAAATTTGACCATGTGGACGATTTAAAATATCAATTGTTAAAAGATAAGGAAATAGCACTTAAATACATCGCGCTGCACCATGCTTAA
- a CDS encoding HTTM domain-containing protein, which produces MLNKWLFKHIDNSALIVFRIIFGLLCFLESVGAIFTGWIKRTLIIPEFTFSFIGFEWLQPLPGNGMYIYYAIMGVFGLMIMVGYKYRLSMIGFTVMWSATYLMQKSSYNNHYYLLMLLSSIMVVLPANKYASIDVKQNPKLRSISMPQWCRLIFVVQLFIVYTYASVAKFYPDWLDTTVMEILMKSKADYYVVGDVLQLKWVHYILAYGGILFDGLIIPALLYKRTRKYAFIISIFFHLFNSFIFQIGIFPYLSLAFTLFFFEPRTIQKLFLKKKPFYNADEIIVPSYRNSLVLGFSIYFIFQMLLPLRQHVIKGNVLWTEEGHRLSWRMMLRSKSGVANYRLENKTTGETSYVKLDEYLTKKQIRTASVKPDAIWQFSQYLRKEFEAQGQEISVYVDCQVKVNGRPYKKLIDSEVDLAHAKWEIFKHNTWILPYNQGPVKN; this is translated from the coding sequence ATGCTTAATAAATGGCTTTTTAAACATATAGACAATTCGGCTTTAATTGTATTTCGTATTATTTTTGGGCTGCTTTGCTTTTTAGAGTCGGTTGGCGCGATCTTTACGGGATGGATAAAACGCACCTTAATAATTCCAGAATTCACATTTTCATTTATAGGCTTCGAATGGTTGCAACCGTTGCCTGGAAACGGCATGTACATCTATTATGCTATAATGGGTGTTTTCGGTTTGATGATCATGGTAGGCTACAAATACCGATTGAGCATGATAGGTTTTACTGTCATGTGGTCGGCAACGTATTTAATGCAGAAATCATCCTATAACAACCACTATTATTTATTGATGCTATTAAGTAGTATTATGGTGGTTTTACCAGCAAATAAATACGCTTCAATAGATGTAAAACAAAATCCAAAATTAAGAAGTATTTCTATGCCACAATGGTGCCGATTAATTTTTGTGGTTCAATTGTTTATTGTTTATACATACGCATCGGTTGCCAAGTTTTATCCAGATTGGTTGGATACCACTGTTATGGAGATTCTGATGAAAAGCAAAGCTGATTATTATGTAGTGGGCGATGTGCTTCAACTAAAATGGGTGCATTATATTTTAGCCTATGGAGGCATATTATTTGACGGCTTGATAATTCCGGCACTGTTATATAAGCGCACGAGAAAATATGCTTTTATAATATCTATTTTCTTTCATCTCTTTAATTCCTTCATATTTCAAATCGGTATTTTTCCTTATTTGTCATTAGCATTTACATTGTTCTTTTTCGAACCAAGAACCATTCAAAAACTATTTTTAAAGAAGAAACCCTTTTACAACGCGGATGAAATCATCGTTCCAAGTTATAGAAACAGTCTTGTTCTGGGTTTTTCAATCTATTTTATTTTTCAAATGCTTTTGCCTTTGCGGCAGCATGTTATTAAAGGTAATGTGCTTTGGACCGAAGAAGGCCACCGATTGTCTTGGCGCATGATGCTGAGATCTAAAAGTGGAGTTGCCAATTACAGGCTTGAAAATAAAACAACTGGTGAGACGAGCTATGTTAAATTGGATGAGTATTTAACTAAAAAGCAAATACGCACCGCAAGTGTAAAACCAGACGCGATTTGGCAATTCTCACAATACCTTAGAAAGGAATTTGAGGCGCAAGGGCAGGAGATATCGGTCTATGTAGACTGCCAAGTAAAAGTAAACGGGAGGCCTTATAAAAAACTCATTGATTCAGAAGTGGATTTAGCTCATGCGAAATGGGAAATTTTTAAGCACAATACTTGGATTTTGCCTTACAATCAAGGCCCTGTTAAAAATTGA
- the serS gene encoding serine--tRNA ligase, producing the protein MLQVPFIREHRDLVITRLAKRNIDVTETIDEVIALDEERRRIQTALDNTLAESNALSKEIGMMYKSGEVQKANLLKEKTSQLKEASKTLNEALNATSESLTEILYKIPNVPHESVPAGNTEEDNEEVFREGEIPKLFDGAIPHWELAKKYDIIDFELGNKITGAGFPVYKGKGARLQRALIAYFLDKNTEAGYTEYQLPLLVNEASGFGTGQLPDKEGQMYHVTEDNLYLIPTAEVPGTNIFRDTLLNEIELPIGITGYTPCFRREAGSYGAHVRGLNRLHQFDKVEILRVEHPSNSYKAIDGMVAHVKSILQDLKLPYRILRLCGGDLGFTAALTYDFEVFSTAQDRWLEISSVSNFETFQANRLKLRFKNSDGKNELAHTLNGSSLALPRVLAGILENYQIADGIVIPEVLQAYTGFSKID; encoded by the coding sequence ATGTTACAAGTACCATTTATTAGAGAACATAGAGATTTGGTTATAACGCGATTGGCAAAACGTAATATAGATGTTACTGAAACCATTGATGAGGTTATTGCCTTAGATGAAGAGCGCCGCCGTATACAGACAGCATTAGATAATACCTTGGCAGAATCTAATGCATTGTCAAAGGAAATTGGCATGATGTACAAAAGTGGGGAAGTACAAAAGGCGAATCTTTTAAAAGAAAAAACAAGTCAGTTGAAAGAAGCATCGAAAACGCTTAATGAAGCACTTAATGCAACATCGGAATCGTTGACAGAGATACTTTATAAAATCCCCAACGTGCCACACGAAAGTGTTCCAGCAGGCAACACAGAGGAGGATAACGAAGAGGTTTTTAGAGAAGGCGAGATTCCCAAATTATTTGATGGTGCCATTCCGCATTGGGAGCTTGCAAAGAAATATGATATCATCGACTTTGAGTTGGGCAACAAGATTACAGGAGCTGGTTTTCCGGTATATAAAGGCAAAGGTGCAAGATTACAACGCGCATTAATTGCCTACTTTTTAGATAAAAATACTGAAGCTGGGTATACCGAATATCAGTTACCACTTTTGGTAAATGAAGCATCAGGGTTTGGTACAGGACAATTGCCAGATAAGGAAGGTCAAATGTATCACGTTACTGAGGATAATTTATATTTAATTCCTACAGCTGAGGTTCCGGGGACTAATATTTTTAGAGATACCTTACTAAATGAAATCGAGTTACCCATTGGTATTACTGGCTACACGCCTTGTTTTAGAAGGGAAGCAGGTAGTTACGGAGCACACGTAAGAGGCTTGAATAGATTACACCAATTTGATAAAGTAGAAATACTTCGCGTGGAGCACCCAAGTAATTCTTATAAGGCTATAGATGGCATGGTCGCACACGTAAAGTCCATTTTACAAGACTTAAAATTACCTTATAGAATATTGAGATTATGTGGCGGGGATTTAGGGTTTACCGCTGCATTGACTTACGATTTTGAGGTGTTTTCTACGGCACAGGATAGGTGGTTAGAAATTTCTTCGGTTTCTAATTTTGAGACATTTCAAGCAAATCGCTTAAAATTACGTTTCAAGAATAGCGATGGTAAAAATGAGTTGGCGCATACGCTCAATGGCAGTTCATTAGCACTTCCTAGAGTGCTTGCAGGCATCTTAGAGAATTACCAGATCGCTGACGGAATTGTTATTCCAGAGGTTTTACAAGCCTATACAGGATTTAGTAAAATTGATTAA
- a CDS encoding tetratricopeptide repeat protein yields MKFLILFCTLIALQLGAQEDAVAKEYFKNGDYEKALLEYKKLYAKSQSNIIYINQIVSSHQQLEQYDDSETFLTTLLKRVNYPAFLVELGYNFQLKNDLKNANIYYQQALESIDNNVSNVFSVAKNFQNHSLLNEAIIAYEKAMVIKPDFNFYLQLAQIYGEQGHVEKMFNSYLNFAESNPIAINNIKRALNDFISENAESESNVMLRKMLLKKNQKKPNILWNEMLSWLFIQQKDFNKAFIQEKAIFNRQPESLSRIVELGTMASHENDLEVSKTIFNFIIDTAQDSDTLLKAHYALLQLEIKSNTKDNYKDIDTKYLNLFKEFGTFSQTLKLQIAYAHFLAFYMNETERAKNFLEKTLMLPLTELQKAEVKLELGDILVLQENFNQALIYYTQIQRNLKNSSISQEARFKVAKASYYKGDFKWAESQLKILKASTSQLIANDALYLKLLISDNKYEDSLQTALKLYAKADLLAFQNKNDEAISILNTILETHKTEPIVAQALFMQAQLYENKQQYQKAQHNYESIIANYREGILADDAYFKLAELYTSYLNAPEKAKDLYQEIIFNYADSIYFVEARKKYRALRGDAIN; encoded by the coding sequence ATGAAATTTTTAATTCTTTTTTGCACATTAATAGCGCTTCAGCTCGGGGCGCAGGAAGATGCTGTTGCTAAGGAATACTTCAAAAATGGAGATTATGAAAAGGCTTTATTAGAATATAAAAAACTTTACGCGAAGTCACAATCCAATATTATTTATATAAACCAAATTGTTAGTTCCCATCAGCAGTTAGAGCAATATGATGATTCAGAAACATTTCTAACCACCTTGTTAAAACGTGTCAACTATCCAGCTTTTCTTGTGGAATTGGGATATAATTTCCAACTTAAAAATGATTTAAAAAATGCTAATATATATTACCAACAAGCTTTAGAAAGTATTGATAATAATGTGAGTAATGTATTCTCAGTAGCTAAAAATTTTCAGAACCATTCCCTTTTAAATGAAGCCATTATTGCTTATGAAAAAGCCATGGTTATTAAACCAGACTTTAATTTCTATTTACAGCTTGCACAAATCTATGGCGAACAAGGACATGTAGAAAAAATGTTTAACAGCTATCTCAATTTTGCAGAATCCAATCCCATTGCCATTAATAACATCAAACGTGCTTTGAATGATTTTATAAGTGAAAATGCTGAAAGTGAGAGCAATGTAATGTTGAGGAAAATGTTGCTTAAAAAAAATCAAAAAAAACCAAACATCCTTTGGAATGAAATGTTGAGTTGGTTATTTATTCAACAAAAAGATTTTAATAAAGCATTTATTCAAGAGAAAGCTATTTTTAATAGACAACCAGAAAGTTTAAGCAGAATTGTAGAATTAGGAACCATGGCATCTCATGAAAATGACCTTGAGGTTTCCAAAACAATTTTCAATTTCATTATAGATACCGCACAGGATTCAGACACACTTTTAAAAGCACATTATGCTTTGTTACAATTAGAAATAAAGTCTAATACTAAAGACAATTACAAGGACATAGATACCAAGTATTTGAATCTATTTAAAGAGTTTGGTACATTTTCGCAGACTTTAAAACTGCAAATTGCCTATGCGCATTTCTTGGCCTTTTATATGAATGAAACAGAAAGGGCAAAAAACTTCTTAGAAAAGACCCTTATGCTTCCCTTAACAGAATTACAAAAAGCAGAGGTGAAGTTAGAACTGGGGGATATTTTGGTCTTGCAAGAAAACTTTAATCAAGCCCTTATTTACTACACCCAAATTCAACGGAATCTTAAAAACAGTAGTATTTCTCAAGAAGCGAGGTTTAAAGTTGCCAAAGCGAGTTATTATAAAGGCGATTTTAAATGGGCAGAATCTCAACTTAAAATTCTAAAAGCATCCACATCGCAACTTATAGCCAATGATGCGCTTTATTTAAAACTGCTTATATCAGATAACAAATACGAAGATTCTTTACAAACCGCATTAAAGTTATATGCCAAAGCAGATTTGTTGGCATTTCAGAATAAGAACGACGAAGCGATTTCCATATTAAATACAATTCTTGAAACCCATAAAACCGAGCCTATTGTAGCACAAGCCTTGTTTATGCAGGCGCAATTGTATGAAAATAAACAGCAATATCAAAAAGCACAACATAATTACGAATCTATAATTGCCAACTATAGAGAAGGTATTTTAGCCGATGATGCCTATTTTAAACTGGCCGAACTTTATACAAGCTATTTAAATGCACCAGAAAAAGCCAAAGATTTATATCAAGAAATTATTTTCAACTATGCCGATAGTATTTATTTTGTTGAAGCTAGAAAAAAATATAGGGCATTACGTGGCGATGCGATTAATTAG
- a CDS encoding DUF4286 family protein: protein MYIYNVTVNIEESIKDDWLIWIKKHIPQVLATGKFDKATLTKVLVEEDMGGVTYSIQYRSYSREALDAYYKEDADKLRNEGMKKFADKMLAFRTELQIIDEYTVDFK, encoded by the coding sequence ATGTACATATACAACGTTACCGTAAATATTGAAGAATCGATAAAAGACGACTGGTTAATTTGGATCAAGAAACATATTCCTCAGGTATTGGCAACTGGAAAATTTGACAAAGCCACACTTACAAAAGTTTTGGTAGAAGAAGATATGGGTGGCGTCACTTATTCCATTCAGTACAGGTCGTATTCTCGTGAAGCTCTGGATGCGTATTATAAAGAAGATGCCGATAAATTAAGAAATGAAGGCATGAAAAAATTCGCCGATAAAATGCTCGCCTTTAGAACAGAACTTCAAATTATCGATGAGTATACGGTGGACTTTAAATAG
- the rsmA gene encoding 16S rRNA (adenine(1518)-N(6)/adenine(1519)-N(6))-dimethyltransferase RsmA produces MRNNDNRHHVKAKKYLGQHFLNDEGIAQNIADSLTLKGYDTVLEIGPGMGVLTKYLLKKDITTYVIEIDTESVEYLQANYLNLAPRIIEQDVLKYDLNTVFKDEPFGIIGNFPYNISTQIVFKTLDMRNQIPEFSGMFQKEVAQRICSKEGSKVYGILSVLVQAFYEAEYLFTVPPSVFNPPPKVESGVLRLTRKENYTLPCDEKLFFKTVKTAFQQRRKTLRNSLKTFNLSDNLKANVIFGKRPEQLSVQEFIELTKLIEKDV; encoded by the coding sequence GTGAGAAACAACGACAACCGGCATCACGTCAAAGCAAAAAAATATTTAGGGCAGCATTTTTTAAATGATGAAGGCATCGCGCAGAACATAGCCGATTCCCTAACCTTAAAAGGCTATGATACCGTTCTGGAAATTGGTCCAGGTATGGGTGTGCTCACTAAATACTTACTTAAAAAAGACATCACTACCTACGTCATCGAAATTGATACAGAATCGGTGGAATATCTACAAGCCAATTATTTAAATCTAGCCCCAAGAATAATAGAACAAGATGTTTTAAAATATGATCTAAACACTGTTTTCAAAGACGAACCGTTCGGTATTATTGGGAACTTTCCCTATAACATTTCAACTCAAATTGTTTTTAAAACCCTAGACATGCGAAACCAAATCCCAGAGTTTTCTGGGATGTTTCAAAAAGAAGTGGCGCAACGCATTTGTTCTAAAGAAGGTAGTAAGGTTTATGGGATTTTATCAGTTTTAGTCCAAGCCTTTTATGAAGCCGAATATTTATTTACCGTGCCACCAAGCGTTTTTAATCCGCCACCAAAAGTAGAATCAGGTGTTTTGAGGCTTACTCGAAAGGAAAATTACACCTTGCCATGTGATGAAAAACTATTTTTTAAGACCGTTAAAACAGCGTTTCAACAGCGTCGAAAAACGCTTCGAAACAGTTTAAAAACCTTCAATTTATCAGATAATTTAAAAGCAAATGTTATATTTGGCAAACGTCCAGAACAATTAAGTGTTCAAGAGTTTATTGAGCTTACAAAATTGATTGAAAAAGACGTGTAG